From a single bacterium genomic region:
- a CDS encoding RND transporter, giving the protein MQQLIAWIDSLDWGVVIVICLTLGLAPFSPPHIVEKLQMLMKGKLVKPIDWFDLVMHSAPWVVLVVKVVLRAKS; this is encoded by the coding sequence GTGCAGCAGCTCATCGCCTGGATCGACAGCCTGGATTGGGGTGTGGTCATCGTTATCTGCCTCACCCTGGGCCTCGCCCCTTTTTCGCCGCCTCACATCGTGGAAAAGCTCCAGATGCTGATGAAGGGCAAACTCGTCAAGCCCATCGACTGGTTCGACCTCGTCATGCACTCAGCGCCGTGGGTGGTGCTGGTGGTAAAAGTAGTACTTAGAGCTAAGAGCTGA